In Pseudarthrobacter defluvii, the DNA window TAGGACAGTATCTGCAGCCACCGCTTGCAGGCGCAGCCTGCCAGGGCCCATCTATCGCCGTCCATCGACCGGGTTCCCATGCTAAAGGCCTAGTCAGGGGTCGGTGATGGTGAGGCTTCTATTAGGTTTTGGGTTCGCGGTAGGCCAGGAGGCGGAGGGCGTTGGCGACGACGAGCAGGGTTGATCCTTCGTGGATCAGGACCGCCAAGCCAATGCCGATGGCCCCGGTGATCGTTGCCGGGATCAGGATCGCGACGACGCCGAGGCTGGCCCAAAGGTTCTGCCGGATGATTCGGCTGGATTGCCGGCTAAGATTCACGGCGAAGGGGAGCCGTTTCAGGTCATCTCCCATAAGCGCGACGTCGGCGGTTTCCATGGCGACGTCCGAGCCGGCGGCGCCCATCGCGATCCCGACAGTGGCGTTGGCCATGGCCGGTGCATCGTTGACGCCGTCACCGACCATCGCGACCTTATTTTCCCGGCCCCGCAGCTCGACTACGGCTTTGACTTTGTCCTCGGGGAGCAGGTCGCCGCGGGCCTCATCGAGCCCGAGCTTCCCGGCCACAGCACCGGCGACGGTCTGGTTGTCACCCGAGAGCATGATCATGTGCCGTATACCGGCCTGGCGCAGCTGTGTGATAACTGTTGCTGCGGAGTCCCGGGGAGTGTCCATCAGGCCCAGGACCCCCAGGTACCTGGACCCCCGGCGCACTACCATGGTGGTCCGTCCCCCGGCCTCGAGCCGGGCAGTGGAGTCCAGGATGTCCTTGGTCAACGGCGACCCGTCGGTTTCGGTGAAGAGCTGCTGCTTGCCAATGTGGATCTGTTCGCCGTCGATCAGGGCGCTGACCCCGCGGCCGGTGATGCTGGTGACAGCCCCGGCGGTGAGCGGCGGTGTGCCGTCCAGCCGGGCGCGTGCCGCCGTCACGATGGCCGAGGCCAGCGGGTGGTCGCTTTGGGATTCGACGGCGAGTGCGACGGATAGCAACTCGGATTCCTTCACCCCCGCCGCGGGTTCCACGTCAGTCATTTCGGGTTTGCCCTCCGTAAGAGTCCCGGTCTTGTCGAAGGCGATCGCGCTCAGCGTGCCCAGGTTCTCCAGAGGTCCCCCGCCTTTGATGAGCAGGCCGCCGCGGGCTGCCCGGGCCAACCCGGACAGGACGGCGCTGGGGGTGGAGATTGCCAGCGCGCACGGGCTGGCGGCGACCAGGACGGCCATGGCCCGATAGAGCGTGGCGGAGAACGGTTCCTCGATGACGAGGCCGGCGAAGAGCAGGGCGAGGACGAGGATCAGCACGGCGGGGACGAATACGCGCTGAAAGCGGTCCGTGAAGCGCTGCGTGGGCGAAATTTGGGCCTGGGCTTCGCTGACCATCCGCACCACGCGGGCGAGCGTTGAGTCCTTAGACAGCCGTGTCACCTCGATCTCCAGGACGCCGGGACCATTGACCGTTCCGGCATAGATCCGGCTTTCGGCCGGGATGTCGGCCTCCTTCCGGGACGCCTCTTGCCCAATGGGGGTCTTGTCAACTGGGATGCTTTCCCCGGTAACCGCCGACTGGTCCACACTGCTCTGCCCGACGGTTACGTAACCGTCCGAGGGAATGCGGGTGTTGGGTTTAATGATGACGGTGTCGCCGATCCGCAATTCCCCGACCGGGATCTCCTGCTCAGCACCGGCGCGTCTGACCAGTGCGGTGTCCGGGGCGAGTTCGGCCAGGGCCTGGATGGCGCGCCGGGCCCGGCCCATGGCATAGCTTTCCAGGGCGTGGCCGATACTGAACAGAGCCAGCAGCAGGGCGCCTTCGGCCAGGTCCCCGAGCACCGCGGCCCCGGCGGCTGCGACCAGCATCAGGAAATCGATCTCGAACCGTTTGGCCATCACCGTCTGGATGGCTTCCTTCAGGGTGTAGTAGCCGCCGAAGAAATACGCGGCGATATACAGCGCCGTGGAAACTACGTCCGGAACCGCAGAGCTGAGCCCCAGGAGGAACCCCGTCGCCAGGGTCAGGGCACACAGGACCGCGAAGATCAGCTCGCTTCGCTCACTAAAGATCCCGCCGTGTTTGTGATCATGTTCTTCTTGCTTTTCGTGCCTGCGGTCATGCGCGTCCGCTTCTGGCAGGCCAGCTTCGACGGCACCTGCATGGCGTGCCTCGGAGAGATAGAGCCGGCCTGCGCGCGGTGGTGTTCCAAAGCGTGCCAGAAGGTCCAAAACCGCCTTCTCCGAGGTCCGGTCCGTGAGGTATTCAACCGTAACGGAGCCGGTGGCGGAGACGTGGGCCTCCGCCACCCCGTCCAGCTCGCGCAGCCGCTGTTCGAGCAGTTGCGCCCGGGCGGACCTGGAGATGCCGTCCACATCAAGGCTGAGGTGGCCGAAGTCGCTGTCCACCCGGGCGCCCAGGGACACGGCCAGTTCGCGGATCCGGCCCAGGCTGATGAGACCGGGTTCGAAATGCACACACAGCTGCGCCGCTTCGGCGCCGTCCGGGCGCTTGACATGGGCATCGATAACGCCCTGCCGGGCCTGCAGGCCCTCGGTCAGACTGCGCACGCAGGCGTCCTGTTCATCCAGCGCCTCGGGCAAAACAGTCTTCAGGTCAAGCTGGGTGTCGATCGCCACGCGTGCTCACTTCTCATAGTCAGGGCCGGTCAGGTTGAGGGGTGCTGGTGCAGGGGCTTCGGGGTTCAGCCGAACAGATCCCCGAGGAACCCCCCGCGCTTGCGGCGGTCGTGCCGGTCACCATGACCACTGTGGTGACCGTCCCGCCGGTCCGCATAGGGAGACTGGCCGTAGGGGGGCTGCGGAGTCTGGGCATAGGGGGGCTGTGTCATTCCGGGTGCGGCGTTCCGGGCAGCGTAGAACGCGGCTTCAGCATCCATCAGGGACTCCAGTTCACCGCGGTCCAGGAAGATTCCGCGGCACCCTGTGCATTGATCGATGATGACCCCGTTGCGTTCGTAGGGACGCATCTCTGATTCGCATTTAGGGCAAGTAAGAGGGGCAGGCGAGGCGTTCATGTGGGCTCCTGACGAGTGGGGTCGATAGGGGAAGAGACTGCGGTGACTGCGGGGGAGTGCCCGGCGTGGGTGATCGCCAGGTCCAGCAACATCCGAACGTGGTTGTCGCCGAGACGGTAAAACACGACCCGGCCAGCGCGGCGGGTTTCCACGACTCGGTGCGCGCGCATGAGTCGAAGAGCTTGACTCACTGAGGATTCGCTGAGCCCGGCCACCGAGGCGAGGTCATGCACGCATACCTCCCCGGCCTCCAGCAGCGTGGCGAGGATCCGCACCCGGCCGGGATCTCCCATCAACCGGAACACCGCGGCAACCCGCTCAACATCCTCGCCTGGGGGCAGTGCCTCCCGAAGAAACTCAATGCGGGCAGAGGCACGATCGTTGTCCCGATATCCGGGCAGGGCATCCGGATCGGTAATGGAACGTAATCGACGACTCATCTGAACAGATTATCATTTGTTCAGATATTGACGCCGCGAGTCATTCACCAGTTTTCAGTCTTGGTGCTGCCGTCCGAACCGCCAGGATGTCAGAACAGCAGGCGGGGCATGGCGCAGTACTATCTGTTGCGTGTGACGGCTGGTGTGATTGCGGCGCCTTTATGGCTCCCCGAGCCCCTGTTTCCGTCAAAGCATCTACGTCCTCGACCGTGAATCCTCCCTGGACGTCGGTGAAAGGATGGGGGAGATGGCCCGAGGGGGATTTCACTAAAGCGTCAAGGAATGCAGGCTTTGAGGCGGCTCTTTACAGTGCCCCCAGGATGTAGATGACGAGGAACCCGAGGAAGAACATGGAACCCAAAAACACCGTTTCTTCCTGTTCATGCGCTTCAGTCAGCAGTTCCTCCACCGTGAGATACAAAAGAGCGGCAGCACCAAAGGCGAGAACAAGGGCCAGTAGGGGCGCGCCGGCACCACCGAGGAAGATAGCACCGCCTATCGCACCGACGGCCGTCAGGAGTCCAAGTCCGCTGCTGGTTGCCGCTGCACGGACGTTGGATATGCCAATTTCCTTGAGCTCTACTGTCAAAGACAGTGCCAGGAACAGGATTTCGATGGTGAGGGCGATGGTGAGGATAAGCGCCTCCCTGGCACCCAGAACAGTCCCCAGCCCCACGAGTAAACCGTCCAGCAGCAGATCGATTCCGACGGCGGCCAGCAGGCCTGTCGGCAGTGTCCCGGACGCCGGGGACTTTCTGTCCATTTTTCGGCCCAGGGCGCCTAACGCCAGCATGACAGCTGCGCCTGCGGCAAAACCGGCGGCCGCGAACCCGAGGTTTCCTTCTGCCCGCAGGTCCGGTAGTACTTCTCCGGCCAATGCTGCCAGGACCACGCCCGCCGCGAAGTGTTGAATCGCACTGGAGAGTTTTGGCCCCGGGGGCTTTAGGACAGCGATGACCGACCCCAGGGCCGCCGCGGCGACCGGGAACGCGACCAGCACCAGCGTTTGGGCGGAAAGACTCACACTGTCAACACCTTTCAAACCACGCCTTGCTTTAGGCAACCCAGAGGACATGTGCCCTACCCGCCCAGTGCAGGCGGTCTTTTGCTGCCTCACGCTACCGCCAGCGCCCTACCGGAGTCACGGCAAATGTTTCGATATTTGAACCTCACCCCGCTCGGGACTCCGGACGGCGTGCCCGAAGCCCTCCGTCAGGTTCCGAAGGACGAGAAAACCCATATCGAGTTCCCATCGTTTTAATCGGATATCATCGCTGCATGACGATACAAATGGCTGGTTCGGGGGATGCTTGCGGTGGGCTTGAACCCGCAGCGGCTTTGTTTCATTCGTTAAGCGATCCGACGCGGTTGAACATCGTGAAGCGAATGGCCGCCGGCGAGATCCGGGTGGGGGATCTGGCGGGGGAGCTGGGGCTTGCCCAGTCCACCGTGTCCGCCCATGTGGCGTGTCTGCGCGATTGTGGCCTGGTCCAGGGCCGCGCGCAGGGCCGCAGCGTCCATTACTCGCTGTCGCGCCCCGAGTTGATGGACATGCTTGCCCAGGCCGAGATCCTGCTTGCCACCACCGGCAACGCGGTCAGCCTGTGCCCGAACTACGGCACCGGAAGCACCGGCGCCGTACTGACAAACGTGGAACTGACGAAGGAGAACGCCCGATGAGCGATGCCTGCGGCTGCAGCGACGACAAGCCCGAAACCGCGGCCGAAGAGGCCGAGGAAGCTGTCGGCTTCTGGCAGATCAACGAGATCCGGGCCGCCGCGATCTCGGGTGTGCTGCTCGTGGCCGTCTGGGCCCTGTCCCTGACCGGGGGCCCGGACTGGCTGCGCCTGGTCCTGGAAATCGGGGCGCTGCTGGTCGCGGCGTGGACCTTTGTTCCCTCCACCCTGCGCCGCCTGGTCAAGGGCAGGATCGGCGTCGGGACCCTGATGACGATCGCCGCCGTCGGCGCCGTCGCCCTTGGCGAGTTCGAGGAAGCGGCGATGCTCGCCTTCCTCTACTCCATTTCCGAAGGGTTGGAGGAATACTCGCTGGCCAAAACCCGGCGCGGCTTGCGGGCCCTGCTGGACCTCGTCCCGGCCGAAGCGACAGTCCTTCGCGGCGGAACGGAGGTCACCGTTGACCCGGCCGAGCTCGTTCCGGGGGACCGGATGGTCGTCCGCCCGGGCGAACGGCTGGCCACCGACGGCCGGATCATCACCGGCCGCACCTCCCTGGACACCTCGGCCCTGACCGGTGAATCCGTGCCGGTGGAGGCCGGTCCCGGCAGCGAGGTCTACGCCGGGTCCATCAACGGCACCGGGCCGCTGGAAGTCGAAGTCACCAGCACCGCGGAGAACAACTCCCTGGCCCGCATCGTGCACATCGTCGAGGCCGAACAGTCCCGCAAGGGACCCGGGCAGCGCCTGGCGGACAACATCGCCAGCAAGCTCGTCCCCGGCATCCTGATCGCCGCGGCCCTGATCATCGCCTTCGGCTTCATCGTCGGAGAGCCGCTGCTGTGGTTCGAACGCGCCCTGGTCGTCCTCGTGGCCGCATCGCCGTGCGCTTTGGCGATCTCCGTCCCGGTCACCGTTGTCGCCTCCGTCGGCGCCGCCAGCCGCATCGGCGTGCTGATCAAGGGCGGCGGCGCACTGGAAACCCTCGGCAAGATCCGCACCATCGCCCTGGACAAGACCGGCACCCTGACCCGGAACAAGCCCGAAGTCATCGATGTCGCCGCCGCCGGGACCACTACCCGCGAAGACGTTCTTGCCCTCGCAGCCGGGCTGGAGGCCCGCATCGAACACCCCCTGGCCCGAGCCATCCTCGCCGCATCCCCGGCCAGGGCCGACGTGACCGACGTGGACACCGTCCCCGGCGCCGGCCTGGAAGGCCGCTTCGAAGGCAAGACCGTCCGGCTGGGCCGCCCCGGCTGGATCAACGCCGGCGCCCTTGCCGGGGATGTCGAGCGGATGCAAACGGCAGGCGCCACCGCCGTCCTGATCGAATCCGCCGGCGAAGTCATTGGTGCCGTGGCAGTCCGTGACGAACTGCGCCCCGAAGCCCGGGACGTCATCGCCCGGCTGACCGCCTCCGGGTACACCACGGCCATGCTCACCGGTGATAACGCGATCACCGCCGCGGCCCTGGGCAAGGACGCAGGCATCACCGAAGTCCACGCCGACCTCCGCCCGGAAGACAAGGCCGAGATCATCCGGACCCTGAAGTCCCGCCAGCCCACCGCCATGGTCGGTGACGGCGTCAACGACGCCCCGGCCCTGGCCACCGCCGACACCGGTATTGCCATGGGCGCCATGGGCACCGACGTCGCCATTGAAACCGCCGACATCGCCCTGATGGGCGAGGACCTGAACCACCTGCCCCAGGTCCTGGACCACGCCCGCCGGACCCGGTCCATCATGCTGCAGAACGTGGGCCTGTCCCTGCTGCTGATCGCAATCCTGATCCCGCTGGCACTGGTCGGCGCCCTGGGACTGGCTGCGGTCGTCCTGATCCACGAACTCGCCGAAATCGTGGTGATCGGCAACGGCGTCCGCGCCGGCCGGATCAGCCGCAAGACAGCACTCCGGGCGGCCAAACCCGCGCCGGCACTGGAACCTGCCGCGTGAGCGTCCCGTCACCGGCAGATCCGGCAGATCCGGCAAGGACACCACCAATTGGCGCCAAAGCATGGCGGGTAAAAATTGGCCTGCTCGTCTCGGCCGCCGTGCTCGGGGTGGCCGACCTGGTTATCAAGGCCTTGGCCGAGGAACTGCTCTCCAACGGTGCCACGGTCGATCTGGGCCTGGTGAACCTGAAACTGCTGTACAACACCGGGGTCGCTTTCAGCCTCGGGGCTAACCTCGCCCCGTGGCTGGTCATTGCCGCGACCGCCATCATCGTCCTGGCCATGGCCTGGTACGCAGTGTCCACCGCCCCCGCCATGCCGGCGCTCTCCCGGGCGGGTGCGGCGATGGTGGTTGGCGGCGGTGCCGGGAACCTTGTGGACCGGATGGACGGGCGCGGCGTCGTGGACTACCTGCACAGCGGCTGGTTTCCCACCTTCAACCTCGCCGACGTGTTCGTCACCGTCGGCGTAGGGCTGTACGTGCTGGGCAGCCTGCTGGGATCCCGCGAACAGGAAAAGGCGTAACCAGCTGCAGTCCGGACACGGGCCTCCTGACGCTGGAAGTGACTTGCTCATCCTGGCCACGACGGCCGTATTAGCAGCGACCAACATCGATGACATTGCTTCCATGCTTTTCCGGTCCTTGAAAATGAAGGATCGATGGGCGCTGGGATTGAACGGCTGTGGAAGGCAGTGCAGGCACCGGCGGGGTCTGACCAGGTCACTGACGACATCCCCGAAAATACCCCCGCGTATCTGCCGGGTGCCAAGCAGGTTGTTACCACAGTCAGGGCGTTACGCAAATGTGACAAATGGGGCTTTTGTGACATAGGGTCTGACCGTGCCGGTTTCTCCGAATACGGCACTCCCGAGCAGACTTGCCTAACTCTGCCGCTGCCAGGGATCCGTTCGTAAAATTCGTCCGGCAGAGACGGGGAACCCAGAGTTGGCCCGCTTCGAGCAGGCCTTGGGGTGAAGCCGTGCCTGGTGCCTTTCGTGCACCACCGCGGCCGGGTGTCTCCCATCCGAATCCGACAGCTAACCTCGCAGGCAGTGGGAGAGGCCCTTTCATGCCCATGCGCAAAACTCACGGCCGCCACCGCGCGGTCTCCGTCCAGACCAGCGCCATCGCCGTGCTGTCCCAATCCGTCGCCGCAAACGCCGGCACCGCAGGCCGCCAGGCAGCCGTCCTCGCAGCAGCCTCCGGCCTCGTCCTGACCGGTGGCATCACCGCCGCCCAGGCAGCAGACACCCCGGCCCAGCGCGACGCCGAGCCGGCATCCACCCTCGAAGTCGCAGGCCAGGCCCAGACCCCGCTGACCGCCGACGCCACGATCCAGATCACCTTCGAGCGTCCCGCAGTGGAAACCACGCCTGCACCCGTCGTGGAAGCACCCAAGCCAGTCGCCGCCGAAGCGCCCAAAGCCACGGTCCCCGTGGGCGCTGCCACTGTGAAGCCAGCCGCTGCGCCCGCCAAGGCCCAGGTCACCGTCACCCCTGCCGCGCCGGCGCCCGCGCCGGCCGCGGGCGGGATCAACGCCATCATGCTGTCCTCCGCCTACGCCCAGATCGGTATGATCCAGGACTGCACACGGCTGGTCGAAAACGCCCTCAACGCTGCCGGCATCCCCGTCGGCGACCTCGGCCCGATGCAGTTCATGAACTACGGCACCGTCGTCACCGACCCCCAGCCCGGCGACATGGTCATGCAGCCCGGCCACGTAGGAATCTACGTCGGCAACGGCCAAGTCCTCAGCTCCGGCCTGAACGGCAAGAACGAAACAGCGGTCCACCCCCTGACCTGGATGACCTCCAAAGGCGCCGTGACCTTCGTGCGCGCAGGCAAATAAAACCACTGAAGGCCGGTGATTCAATGCCTTGGGGGCAATGAATCACCGGCCTTCAGCATGCCCTCGCACACTGGACCCTCTGTCGAGGGTCGAGTACCCTGCCTCTTACTCCGGTCCGGCGCCTCAAAACCTCTGCACCCTCACACCAAGGGACCGGAGACGCCGGAAGGTCCCGCCGAAGCCTGTTGTGCTGAGGTGCAACCGTACAGCCGAAGGCTCGCCCGTTTCCACGGACAGGCCCCGTGGCTGTTGAACCCTCCAGAGGAGTTCCGGCGAGAACGGCAAGACGTACTGCGGGCGCCAACCCCCTGCGTGGCGGCACGTGAAAAGGTGGGCATGGCTTTTCCGCATATGCTGGATGGGTGCTAAACGAGTTTTGGGCCACCGCACCTGCATCGTACAAAGCGGTTGTTTTCAGTGCCATGGCCCTGATTGCGCTGGGAATCGCGATTAACATTTTTGGCCAGACCGCCAAAAATGAGGCCCTGTCGTTTGCATCGCTGGCTGTCATAGGCGCGGGACTGCTGCTTCACGCTGCAGGGGTTGTCATCCGCGGACATCAGGTCCAGAAACGCCTTCGAAATTCTTCAAGAAAAGGATGACCCAGTGCAGAACGCTTTCGTCGCGGCTGGCCTGCAGGCCCTAAGCACGATGCCTACTCCCGGTCCCGGAACTGACGGGCTGAGGCCCGGTTTGAGTCCCGATCAGGTATCACCGGGATTTCTCGGGTTTCTGATGACCGCGTTTATGGTCATAGCCGTCGTGATGCTCATGGTGTCCATGACCCGGCGGATCCGCCGGGTTCGCTACCAGGCGCAGGTCCGTCTGCCAGGGCAGGACAGTCCGGACGCAGCGGATACGAACCTTGCCACCGCCGGTGAGCCGCAAGCCGGCAAGCCCACACCCTAACGAAACTTCCGGGGCCCTGTCGAGTGGTTCGCCAATATGTTCCAGCACCAGCCACGTGCATTGACGCAGTGGCTGACCTGCACGGACCTGGTGGACGCGCGAGTCCATTCATCCATTCCTGTACAGTCGTGAGGAGCCTCATCGCGCCCCACGGATGCTGTCCCGCCCCCGGGCCAGTCCTGACGATGATTCAAGGAACCGTATGACCGCTGAAAATACAATGGCCGAGGGTCCTCATCGGCCGGCCGCGCCGTCCCGGGCATCGGGTATGCCGCTTGGTTGCCGGCGTTTGTTGATGGTTGGCGGTATCTGCGTTCCAATCGGCCTCGTTGCCGGACCATTTTTGCTGCCTGCTCAACTGTTGGCCGTCGCGGGAATTGTCCTGCTGGCTGTTGCGTTGTCCCACGGGCCCGGTGAACGCTGGTTTTGGCGCTGGTCGTTGGCTGTCGCCGCGGCTGGTGGCCTGTGGCTGGCCGCTACGGCGGCGTACTACATCACGATCATGGTCGCCGCTGAGGCGTCTGCCCCGTTGCCGGTTTTCGCGCAGGGACTCTTTACTGCCGGGGCGGTGTCCGTTGCGGTCATGGCGGTCGCAGCCCTGACCGCGGCGCTGTTGAGGATGCTGGCGAATCGCCGGAAAGCCCGGGAAGCGGGAGCGTCTGTCCGGTCGTAGGCCGTTCCTGGGTTCTTTCCGGTGCTCCCGCGCGACGGGAACACCGGAAAGACGTAGGTCAGGAGCGCTGTCCGGCGTTTCTGCGGCGCACCCACCAGGTCACGGCCAGCGCCGCTGCCAGGATCCCGAAGGCGATTCCCACGGCCAGCGGCGCGTTATCGTCGTTGGGCCTCGGGGCCGTCGGCGGCATGGCGTTGGCGGTGTTTTGCGGGGCCTGCGAGGAGGCGGCAGCTGAAGGGGTTGCGGGTACCGACGGTTGGGATGATGCCGCGGTCGCGGGCGCTTGGACGGTGAAGGCGTAATTGCCTTCGATGGGGTGCCCGTCCGAGGACACGGCCCGCCAAAGCACCTTGTAGCTGCCCGGTGTCCCTGGGGCGATTTTGGTCGACAAGGTCGCCCCATTGACGCTTACAGTGCCGTCGCTGACGGTGTTCCCGGCGCCGTCGGTGACGGTGATGACACTCAGGTTCAGGGACGCTGAATCCGTGGGAGGCTCGGTGAGGGTCAGTGACACCGTTTCGGGCGCGGTGGCCACGACTGCGTCGCGGGCCGGAGCCGTGGAGGACAGGGCATCGTGGGCGACGGCAGGGGAGGCCACTGCGGCGGCGGGCAGCAGCAGAGCGGCGACGGCTGCCAGGCGCAGGCGGGTACTAATTCTGGGGCGCGATTTCATGGTTGGTTTCCTTTGGGAAAGATTTTGGGTGCACGACGTTTCCGCTGAAACGTGCTTGCAGGGTGCAGGCGCGGCCGTGGCTGCGGGCCTGCGAAAAGGGCTTCAGGCGGTAGCGGGCGGCCCGCGCCGGGAATGGGTGTGGAGTATTATCCGGCGCAGAACCGGGGCCCGGGGCGGGGCCGGAACCAGCGCTGCCAGGGCCGGAACGAAGGGGACCGGCGCGAGGAAAAGTACGGGTCGGAGCCAGGTTGCCAGCGCCCAGAGGGCTGATTCGCCTTTGGCCAGCAGCAGCGCGGTCAGCACCGTCGCGCCGAGGTGGGCGGTGATCATGGCAGGTCCCAGGTCCCACACCAGAT includes these proteins:
- a CDS encoding heavy metal translocating P-type ATPase codes for the protein MAIDTQLDLKTVLPEALDEQDACVRSLTEGLQARQGVIDAHVKRPDGAEAAQLCVHFEPGLISLGRIRELAVSLGARVDSDFGHLSLDVDGISRSARAQLLEQRLRELDGVAEAHVSATGSVTVEYLTDRTSEKAVLDLLARFGTPPRAGRLYLSEARHAGAVEAGLPEADAHDRRHEKQEEHDHKHGGIFSERSELIFAVLCALTLATGFLLGLSSAVPDVVSTALYIAAYFFGGYYTLKEAIQTVMAKRFEIDFLMLVAAAGAAVLGDLAEGALLLALFSIGHALESYAMGRARRAIQALAELAPDTALVRRAGAEQEIPVGELRIGDTVIIKPNTRIPSDGYVTVGQSSVDQSAVTGESIPVDKTPIGQEASRKEADIPAESRIYAGTVNGPGVLEIEVTRLSKDSTLARVVRMVSEAQAQISPTQRFTDRFQRVFVPAVLILVLALLFAGLVIEEPFSATLYRAMAVLVAASPCALAISTPSAVLSGLARAARGGLLIKGGGPLENLGTLSAIAFDKTGTLTEGKPEMTDVEPAAGVKESELLSVALAVESQSDHPLASAIVTAARARLDGTPPLTAGAVTSITGRGVSALIDGEQIHIGKQQLFTETDGSPLTKDILDSTARLEAGGRTTMVVRRGSRYLGVLGLMDTPRDSAATVITQLRQAGIRHMIMLSGDNQTVAGAVAGKLGLDEARGDLLPEDKVKAVVELRGRENKVAMVGDGVNDAPAMANATVGIAMGAAGSDVAMETADVALMGDDLKRLPFAVNLSRQSSRIIRQNLWASLGVVAILIPATITGAIGIGLAVLIHEGSTLLVVANALRLLAYREPKT
- a CDS encoding zf-TFIIB domain-containing protein, producing the protein MNASPAPLTCPKCESEMRPYERNGVIIDQCTGCRGIFLDRGELESLMDAEAAFYAARNAAPGMTQPPYAQTPQPPYGQSPYADRRDGHHSGHGDRHDRRKRGGFLGDLFG
- a CDS encoding ArsR/SmtB family transcription factor, whose amino-acid sequence is MSRRLRSITDPDALPGYRDNDRASARIEFLREALPPGEDVERVAAVFRLMGDPGRVRILATLLEAGEVCVHDLASVAGLSESSVSQALRLMRAHRVVETRRAGRVVFYRLGDNHVRMLLDLAITHAGHSPAVTAVSSPIDPTRQEPT
- a CDS encoding ZIP family metal transporter, whose protein sequence is MSLSAQTLVLVAFPVAAAALGSVIAVLKPPGPKLSSAIQHFAAGVVLAALAGEVLPDLRAEGNLGFAAAGFAAGAAVMLALGALGRKMDRKSPASGTLPTGLLAAVGIDLLLDGLLVGLGTVLGAREALILTIALTIEILFLALSLTVELKEIGISNVRAAATSSGLGLLTAVGAIGGAIFLGGAGAPLLALVLAFGAAALLYLTVEELLTEAHEQEETVFLGSMFFLGFLVIYILGAL
- a CDS encoding ArsR/SmtB family transcription factor, whose product is MTIQMAGSGDACGGLEPAAALFHSLSDPTRLNIVKRMAAGEIRVGDLAGELGLAQSTVSAHVACLRDCGLVQGRAQGRSVHYSLSRPELMDMLAQAEILLATTGNAVSLCPNYGTGSTGAVLTNVELTKENAR
- a CDS encoding heavy metal translocating P-type ATPase, producing the protein MSDACGCSDDKPETAAEEAEEAVGFWQINEIRAAAISGVLLVAVWALSLTGGPDWLRLVLEIGALLVAAWTFVPSTLRRLVKGRIGVGTLMTIAAVGAVALGEFEEAAMLAFLYSISEGLEEYSLAKTRRGLRALLDLVPAEATVLRGGTEVTVDPAELVPGDRMVVRPGERLATDGRIITGRTSLDTSALTGESVPVEAGPGSEVYAGSINGTGPLEVEVTSTAENNSLARIVHIVEAEQSRKGPGQRLADNIASKLVPGILIAAALIIAFGFIVGEPLLWFERALVVLVAASPCALAISVPVTVVASVGAASRIGVLIKGGGALETLGKIRTIALDKTGTLTRNKPEVIDVAAAGTTTREDVLALAAGLEARIEHPLARAILAASPARADVTDVDTVPGAGLEGRFEGKTVRLGRPGWINAGALAGDVERMQTAGATAVLIESAGEVIGAVAVRDELRPEARDVIARLTASGYTTAMLTGDNAITAAALGKDAGITEVHADLRPEDKAEIIRTLKSRQPTAMVGDGVNDAPALATADTGIAMGAMGTDVAIETADIALMGEDLNHLPQVLDHARRTRSIMLQNVGLSLLLIAILIPLALVGALGLAAVVLIHELAEIVVIGNGVRAGRISRKTALRAAKPAPALEPAA
- the lspA gene encoding signal peptidase II; protein product: MGAKAWRVKIGLLVSAAVLGVADLVIKALAEELLSNGATVDLGLVNLKLLYNTGVAFSLGANLAPWLVIAATAIIVLAMAWYAVSTAPAMPALSRAGAAMVVGGGAGNLVDRMDGRGVVDYLHSGWFPTFNLADVFVTVGVGLYVLGSLLGSREQEKA
- a CDS encoding NlpC/P60 family protein, translating into MPMRKTHGRHRAVSVQTSAIAVLSQSVAANAGTAGRQAAVLAAASGLVLTGGITAAQAADTPAQRDAEPASTLEVAGQAQTPLTADATIQITFERPAVETTPAPVVEAPKPVAAEAPKATVPVGAATVKPAAAPAKAQVTVTPAAPAPAPAAGGINAIMLSSAYAQIGMIQDCTRLVENALNAAGIPVGDLGPMQFMNYGTVVTDPQPGDMVMQPGHVGIYVGNGQVLSSGLNGKNETAVHPLTWMTSKGAVTFVRAGK
- a CDS encoding DUF3188 domain-containing protein; translated protein: MLNEFWATAPASYKAVVFSAMALIALGIAINIFGQTAKNEALSFASLAVIGAGLLLHAAGVVIRGHQVQKRLRNSSRKG
- a CDS encoding copper resistance CopC family protein, whose translation is MKSRPRISTRLRLAAVAALLLPAAAVASPAVAHDALSSTAPARDAVVATAPETVSLTLTEPPTDSASLNLSVITVTDGAGNTVSDGTVSVNGATLSTKIAPGTPGSYKVLWRAVSSDGHPIEGNYAFTVQAPATAASSQPSVPATPSAAASSQAPQNTANAMPPTAPRPNDDNAPLAVGIAFGILAAALAVTWWVRRRNAGQRS